From Syngnathus typhle isolate RoL2023-S1 ecotype Sweden linkage group LG13, RoL_Styp_1.0, whole genome shotgun sequence, a single genomic window includes:
- the LOC133165470 gene encoding dnaJ homolog subfamily C member 5-like, which yields MSDGRQRAMSASGESLYALLGVDAGCSHDDIRKSYRKLALRYHPDKNPDDPEASEKFKELNAAHAVLSDPGKRNIYDAYGSLGLYVAQQFGEDNVKAYFTLTTWWAKALFALCGLLTGFYCCCCLCCCCDCCCGRLKATAPPDDQETAEPYGDVQQQEDEDQEEEDREEMELHPSKDVKAAIIQQPNIASEKTQLISDGRRKYGDTYT from the exons ATGTCGGACGGCAGGCAGCGAGCCATGTCGGCGTCGGGCGAGTCTTTGTACGCACTCCTGGGCGTGGACGCGGGATGCAGCCACGATGACATCAGGAAGTCCTACAG GAAGCTGGCGCTGCGTTACCACCCGGACAAGAACCCGGACGACCCTGAGGCGTCGGAGAAGTTCAAGGAGTTGAACGCGGCCCACGCCGTCCTGTCCGACCCCGGCAAAAGGAACATCTACGACGCTTACGGTTCCCTGGGGCTCTACGTGGCTCAGCAGTTTGGGGAAGACAACGTCAAGGCCTACTTCACGCTCACCACCTGGTGGGCCAAG GCCTTGTTTGCGCTGTGCGGGCTGCTAACGGGCttctactgctgctgctgcttgtgctgctgctgcgaTTGCTGCTGCGGGCGCCTCAAAGCCACCGCGCCCCCCGACGACCAGGAAACGGCGGAACCCTACGGCGACGTGCAGCAGCAGGAAGACGAagaccaggaggaggaggaccggGAGGAGATGGAGCTGCACCCATCCAAAG ACGTGAAGGCGGCAATCATCCAGCAGCCAAACATCGCCAGCGAGAAAACGCAACTCATCTCGGACGGGCGGCGCAAATATGGAGACACCTACACATGA
- the LOC133165466 gene encoding E3 ubiquitin-protein ligase TRIM63-like, translating into MESLEKQLICPICLEMFSKPVVILPCQHNLCRKCANDIFQAANPYLTSRGSSTMSSGGRFRCPSCRHEVLLDRHGVYGLQRNLLVENIIDMCKQGNSCKATIPVEEAQHPVCEHHEKEKINIYCLSCSVPTCSLCKVFGAHKDCQVAQLDVVFAKQKAELSECISLLVAASERIRAVMGQLDDTCRAVDDNGRQQKSKVCESFDHLFAILEERKGHLNARIGAEQQEKLDYIAGLRGKYSQQQENAAKLLENAINIMDHAEMAVFLQDSKPLLQKMAAGSDTSKLEKVRSGYEKMEHFRANIKRQKRALMAVNFVKLDGNNVGANKEDKVAEGSASKMGGSTLAPSGNHQPVLELPLEAPLPLIGAPPPDSQAVPPSAPSAPKPAPQAASEAEDANKHVFSFSWLNH; encoded by the exons ATGGAGAGCCTGGAGAAGCAGCTGATCTGTCCCATCTGCTTGGAGATGTTCTCCAAGCCTGTGGTCATCCTTCCGTGTCAGCACAATCTGTGTCGCAAGTGTGCCAACGACATCTTCCAG GCAGCCAACCCTTACCTGACCTCCAGAGGTAGTTCCACAATGTCCTCCGGCGGTCGCTTCCGTTGCCCGTCATGCCGCCACGAGGTTCTTCTGGATCGCCACGGTGTCTATGGACTGCAAAGGAACCTGCTGGTGGAGAACATCATTGACATGTGCAAACAAGGGAATAGCTG CAAGGCGACAATTCCTGTGGAGGAGGCGCAACATCCCGTGTGCGAACATCACGAGAAAGAGAAGATCAACATCTACTGCCTGAGCTGCAGCGTCCCCACTTGTTCTCTCTGCAAAGTCTTCGGAGCACACAAAGACTGCCAGGTGGCACAACTCGACGTCGTCTTCGCCAAACAGAAG GCCGAGCTGAGCGAGTGCATCTCGCTACTGGTGGCCGCCAGCGAGAGGATCCGGGCCGTCATGGGGCAACTGGACGACACGTGCCGTGCAGTGGAT gataacggtcgccagcaaaagTCCAAGGTGTGCGAGTCCTTTGACCACCTCTTCGCCATTCTGGAGGAACGAAAAGGCCACCTAAACGCCCGCATCGGCGCCGAGCAACAGGAAAAATTGGACTACATTGCGGGGCTGCGGGGGAAGTACAGCCAACAACAGGAGAACGCCGCCAAGCTCCTGGAGAATGCCATCAACATCATGGATCACGCCGAGATGGCCGTCTTTCTGCAG GACAGCAAACCGCTGCTGCAAAA GATGGCGGCGGGAAGCGACACGTCAAAGCTGGAAAAAGTCCGGTCGGGATATGAGAAGATGGAGCACTTTCGCGCTAACATTAAGCGCCAGAAGAGGGCGCTGATGGCTGTCAACTTTGTCAAAT TGGATGGCAACAATGTCGGCGCCAACAAGGAAGACAAGGTTGCTGAGGGTAGTGCATCCAAAATGGGCGGATCTACGCTGGCACCCTCGGGCAATCACCAGCCTGTTTTGGAGTTACCCTTGGAGGCCCCGCTCCCTCTGATCGGGGCTCCTCCTCCGGACAGCCAGGCCGTGCCCCCTTCGGCCCCATCTGCACCAAAGCCCGCCCCGCAG GCGGCGTCCGAGGCTGAGGATGCAAACAAACACGTGTTCTCCTTCAGCTGGCTCAACCACTAG